In Desulfonatronum sp. SC1, one DNA window encodes the following:
- a CDS encoding PKD domain-containing protein, with the protein MGHLIALQLYDLPEGQRNAALKKLNLGEISKDVEKTINDFNLLSRGVDKSQINRLRSFLQQTSTGQYLLAQWDSDLNALDGYDRRLMEFFQKGGVFDSVPDVTYKSLQTMAMLVDMLNKLQRAQSDADMAIEVGKTVAQYTTAGMIVGYAQLGLQGDLESIAWALALYICPKLAIPSLVKSIGVSVGDMAASTVFEAQFQHLYEHAKFNEQGRLIQVLDYGGANPACAFVNDIREPGAFRLLTDKLTFAGANALLSAIEGTIYGGTPLVMTDNASLQGACAEVKRINALIEDVHKVESATPQITRDAGPGEDVSYLSRGGQQAVKELLRLRSDAQKRILSILCESIKADLESRHAAEQALGAGGQEEIDELYAKIQELFRQLDMYDEGIGQLRKDAGMDAKVVDWLRSTSRKERNIKIMQTLQRYHDAYSQVLRLRTAAETLLGQYAGDAPPSLRILTGFIPLTADPDYDPSLAAKILQELTEALQHDLDTLLSIKKEALCDGSILLDSDFDRSTSRKVYLESLGLLQTRQIQDSAIHVTQRESWYWSPLYKAGLEKQKFHAYGAADARREARKAALEEFTAHYAAKGPSMDIVPPAEVAAGRGEANRPYLFTLALEHVPDHAEFTWFEDAKPLGSGPVLEHAFGTEGTRVMRARASWKKRPGNWCDGDLTSEFGVDIPSSPGASSELNIILPAPLGSGPGRAGEPYTFGVATVNIPQDAEYVWRVDMEQAGEGQSLRKQFDRPGRYMLAVHAQWRVKGTAGVMDQASGRAMFSIEEAGEPDTPDGPPSQADPDAPDEHDPTGDPGQQPAAPAQPDDYRRPWGDQDDPGRDQPRTPGGPPADPGTTAPGEVPGPVSPQPGTTGPPVDVPTVPDGPGGPGASGFPPGDTPESPPPGQEKDPEPPQPPVCTYEYSVWGPCDRDTKKQTRTVIGTSPTGCVESGQPSLEQGCTPPPTEEEMFGRFMYCLCFHSPHGWAGHIGVGYSPSGYDECHNSGPCIGGLGAWGNCRRHFISTTEEQKKSCYEGAYGKDSWDPEKANALIKAENDKAKLPLELKLSIEECPVTVQLGEIVTFTATPNGGIPPYTYSWSGNGQAEEKKFTFANSREPGTHPVSVTVSDSDGSSATVECPIIVDAVTVTIEKTSPPENELPVGAKASFRATVTSAGKPVGGELLYRWEPHPEVRFGDEANPQHETTSPTTTATYLRPGNVGMWVNVLQKEGETYRTIGESDQLPMSIIGPTLTLAADKSQPKVGETVVVTVKEEPAMTDDAIGFVWEVRGDVLSAGAAPNVPNHRAHSFVFKDAQPVTVTVRARTKFHGDDLGEASIELSAQGYEVTISGPEYRGPKPRIWKCDGQLGTAKDCRIVEVDQELAVFRDLGLAAKVTPEPEKGPVKYRWSIDPSGICGIPGSGRELTINCSQTGTYLVRLEARDSQDVILGQAEKSVAITISQEDLDNAERLKVSLEAGDPVRVGESVTIQAEVAGGKAPLTFTWSGGVDGSDTLVTFTPTEPGVQTITVQAADADGKRGEAEIKLDAQPAALAVELACDPSTLKVGEMATLTATVSGGMPEYNYAWIGASGSGESFKWTPEEPGEQEVSVQVTDKKGETISASLKVEVLPLPLQAELSVDKAEVKLGDAVSVQAKVSGGKPEYSYAWTGVTGQGAAATWNAGASGRHMVSVQVTDKDGQTAGAEVELTVTAPPLKVTLAVDQKDVRVGESVQFTATVTGGEPDFGFAWGGGPQGQGSAASWAPEEPGDHDVTVEVRDKGGQTASAAASITVKPPKLEVILTADKEEIAKGDWITLTAEVTGGQPEYTATWGKDISGNGLEGTWYAHSAGKQTLSVTVRDKSRQTEKASITFKVKDADPVIVDDPGPLSVELTADQNRIGVGQTATLRAATSGGTGPYTYSWSQAVRDNGDTGLFTPTETGYYQLFVEVRDAGQARQTARIDIHVEQGAADAPDPAAPVVGGPLSVRLVPERTTMAQAESMTIQAQASGGRAPYAYSWSRTVHGAGETVVFTPTNTGFYQIFVEVRDADHQKVTAQVDVQVQQSQQGQAQSLAQSPPQTHVATAPSSTTPPAAEQSGNQPAQPAQSPPTTGMPYSIAGDTRVRTTPNNIDYEDVGKMISGLNQGLGTRSQEIEAATSTNSTAAAIPESYGKVGFGAKPKDKDDKKKDKKHGKPDHGSHQQGGPHGTSPGTSTGASPGGLQDVVVNSRTITLSIWDHGKEDNDIVTIKVNGTPIPGGSNVVLTKQPKTFQLQLNTGRNEISIYAVNEGTQPPNTASFRLSNVTQGEQEQKYRINQNESAAFGATVVIQ; encoded by the coding sequence ATGGGGCACCTGATCGCGCTGCAACTTTACGATCTGCCGGAGGGGCAGCGCAACGCGGCCTTGAAGAAGTTGAATCTTGGCGAAATCAGCAAGGATGTTGAAAAAACCATAAACGACTTCAATTTATTGAGTAGGGGGGTCGACAAGTCGCAGATCAACAGGCTGCGGTCGTTCCTGCAACAGACGAGTACCGGGCAATACCTCCTGGCGCAGTGGGACTCCGACCTGAACGCCCTGGACGGTTATGACCGCAGGCTGATGGAGTTTTTCCAGAAAGGGGGCGTGTTCGATAGTGTTCCCGACGTGACCTACAAGAGTCTGCAGACCATGGCGATGCTGGTAGATATGTTGAACAAGCTGCAACGTGCGCAGAGCGACGCCGACATGGCCATTGAGGTGGGCAAGACGGTGGCGCAATACACCACGGCGGGCATGATCGTTGGGTATGCGCAGCTTGGTTTGCAGGGCGACCTGGAATCGATTGCCTGGGCTCTTGCCCTGTATATCTGTCCCAAGCTTGCAATCCCCTCGCTGGTCAAGTCCATCGGCGTCTCGGTGGGCGACATGGCGGCGTCAACGGTCTTTGAAGCCCAGTTTCAACATTTGTACGAGCATGCAAAGTTTAATGAACAGGGGCGATTGATCCAAGTCCTGGATTATGGAGGCGCAAATCCCGCATGCGCTTTCGTGAATGATATCCGGGAACCAGGGGCGTTTCGTCTCTTGACGGACAAGTTGACTTTTGCCGGGGCGAACGCGTTGCTCAGCGCCATTGAAGGGACGATATACGGAGGGACGCCGCTGGTCATGACGGACAACGCCTCCCTGCAAGGCGCCTGCGCGGAGGTCAAACGCATCAATGCACTCATTGAAGACGTGCACAAGGTGGAAAGCGCCACGCCTCAAATCACACGGGATGCCGGACCAGGGGAGGATGTGTCCTACCTGTCACGCGGCGGGCAACAGGCCGTCAAGGAATTGCTCAGGTTGCGATCCGATGCTCAGAAGAGGATTCTTTCGATCCTGTGTGAATCCATCAAGGCCGATCTGGAATCCAGGCACGCGGCTGAACAGGCGTTGGGAGCAGGTGGACAGGAAGAGATTGATGAATTGTATGCCAAAATCCAGGAGCTTTTCCGACAACTTGACATGTATGACGAAGGCATCGGGCAATTACGAAAAGACGCTGGAATGGACGCCAAGGTGGTCGACTGGCTGCGAAGCACGTCCCGCAAGGAGCGGAACATCAAGATCATGCAGACGCTTCAGCGGTATCATGACGCCTATTCCCAGGTGCTTCGCCTGCGTACGGCCGCGGAAACGCTGCTAGGTCAGTATGCCGGAGATGCGCCACCCTCATTACGGATTTTGACAGGCTTTATTCCGCTCACCGCGGACCCTGATTACGACCCTTCGCTGGCCGCGAAGATTTTGCAGGAACTGACGGAAGCATTGCAGCACGATCTGGACACGCTATTGTCCATCAAGAAGGAAGCGCTGTGCGACGGCAGCATCCTTTTGGATTCGGACTTTGATCGGAGTACGTCCAGAAAAGTCTATCTGGAATCCCTGGGCCTGCTGCAGACACGGCAGATTCAGGACAGCGCCATCCATGTTACTCAACGGGAAAGCTGGTATTGGTCGCCATTGTATAAAGCCGGCCTGGAAAAACAAAAATTTCATGCTTATGGAGCCGCTGATGCGCGGAGAGAGGCCAGGAAGGCCGCTCTTGAGGAATTCACGGCTCATTATGCCGCAAAAGGCCCTTCCATGGATATTGTGCCCCCAGCCGAGGTGGCTGCCGGACGGGGGGAAGCGAACCGGCCATATTTGTTCACCCTGGCCCTGGAACACGTTCCGGATCACGCCGAATTTACATGGTTTGAAGATGCAAAGCCCTTGGGAAGCGGCCCTGTTCTGGAGCACGCCTTCGGCACCGAGGGAACCCGCGTCATGCGCGCGCGAGCTTCCTGGAAAAAGAGACCCGGGAACTGGTGCGACGGCGATCTCACTTCCGAGTTCGGCGTGGATATCCCCTCCAGTCCCGGTGCTTCCTCTGAACTGAACATCATCCTTCCTGCTCCCCTGGGTTCCGGGCCAGGACGGGCCGGGGAGCCGTACACATTTGGCGTTGCAACCGTGAACATTCCGCAGGACGCGGAGTATGTATGGCGCGTTGACATGGAGCAGGCGGGTGAGGGCCAGAGCTTGCGAAAGCAGTTCGATCGGCCTGGACGGTATATGCTTGCCGTGCATGCCCAGTGGCGGGTGAAAGGCACCGCGGGCGTGATGGATCAGGCCTCTGGCCGGGCCATGTTCAGCATTGAGGAAGCAGGGGAGCCGGACACACCTGACGGGCCTCCTTCGCAAGCCGACCCAGATGCCCCAGACGAACACGATCCGACAGGCGATCCTGGACAACAGCCCGCGGCCCCTGCCCAGCCCGACGACTATCGCCGACCATGGGGAGACCAGGATGATCCGGGCCGGGATCAACCACGGACTCCAGGGGGGCCGCCCGCTGATCCCGGGACGACTGCTCCCGGCGAAGTCCCTGGTCCTGTATCGCCCCAACCCGGAACCACCGGGCCACCCGTTGACGTCCCTACCGTGCCCGATGGTCCTGGTGGCCCCGGGGCATCTGGATTCCCTCCGGGCGATACGCCAGAATCGCCGCCTCCCGGACAGGAAAAGGATCCCGAACCTCCCCAGCCCCCCGTCTGTACCTATGAATACAGCGTTTGGGGGCCGTGTGACCGGGACACGAAGAAACAGACGCGTACGGTTATTGGAACTTCCCCGACCGGTTGCGTCGAGAGCGGGCAGCCATCTCTGGAGCAGGGTTGTACTCCGCCTCCGACGGAGGAAGAGATGTTCGGCCGTTTTATGTATTGTCTTTGTTTTCATTCACCTCACGGTTGGGCGGGGCATATTGGAGTTGGATATTCTCCAAGCGGATATGATGAATGTCATAACAGCGGACCGTGCATTGGTGGACTTGGCGCTTGGGGTAATTGCAGGCGACACTTTATTTCCACCACGGAGGAGCAAAAAAAATCATGCTATGAAGGAGCCTACGGGAAGGATTCCTGGGATCCCGAAAAAGCAAATGCCCTGATCAAGGCCGAGAACGACAAGGCCAAGCTGCCCTTGGAACTGAAGTTGAGTATCGAGGAGTGCCCGGTCACGGTCCAGTTGGGCGAAATCGTCACGTTCACGGCCACGCCCAATGGCGGCATCCCGCCGTACACCTATTCCTGGTCCGGCAACGGCCAGGCCGAGGAGAAGAAATTTACCTTTGCCAACTCCCGCGAGCCGGGAACCCACCCGGTTTCCGTGACGGTCAGCGACAGCGACGGCAGCTCGGCCACTGTGGAGTGTCCGATCATCGTGGACGCCGTGACCGTGACCATTGAGAAGACCTCGCCGCCGGAGAACGAGCTGCCCGTGGGGGCCAAGGCCTCATTCCGGGCCACGGTGACCTCCGCGGGCAAACCGGTGGGCGGCGAGTTGCTTTATCGCTGGGAGCCGCACCCGGAAGTCCGGTTCGGCGATGAGGCCAATCCCCAGCATGAGACGACATCACCGACGACCACGGCGACGTATCTCCGCCCCGGCAACGTGGGGATGTGGGTCAACGTCCTGCAAAAAGAAGGCGAAACCTATCGGACCATTGGCGAATCGGATCAACTCCCCATGTCCATCATCGGGCCGACCCTGACCCTTGCGGCGGACAAGAGTCAGCCCAAGGTCGGGGAAACGGTCGTGGTCACGGTCAAGGAAGAACCGGCCATGACTGATGATGCCATCGGCTTCGTCTGGGAGGTGCGGGGCGATGTACTCAGCGCCGGGGCCGCCCCCAACGTGCCCAACCACCGGGCGCACTCCTTCGTGTTCAAGGACGCCCAGCCGGTCACCGTGACGGTGCGGGCCAGGACAAAATTCCATGGGGATGATTTGGGCGAGGCGAGCATTGAGCTTTCGGCCCAGGGTTACGAGGTGACCATCAGCGGTCCGGAATATCGCGGCCCCAAGCCGCGAATCTGGAAATGCGACGGGCAACTGGGCACGGCCAAGGATTGCCGGATCGTCGAAGTGGATCAGGAACTGGCCGTTTTCCGGGATCTGGGGCTGGCGGCCAAGGTCACGCCGGAGCCGGAAAAAGGGCCGGTCAAATACAGATGGTCCATTGACCCCTCGGGCATTTGCGGCATTCCCGGTTCGGGCAGGGAATTGACCATCAATTGCAGCCAGACCGGAACCTATCTGGTGCGCCTGGAAGCCCGGGACAGCCAGGACGTGATTCTGGGCCAGGCTGAAAAGAGCGTGGCCATCACCATTTCCCAGGAGGATTTGGACAATGCCGAGCGGCTGAAGGTCTCCCTGGAGGCCGGAGATCCGGTTCGGGTCGGCGAGTCGGTGACCATCCAGGCCGAGGTGGCCGGAGGCAAGGCCCCGCTGACCTTTACCTGGAGCGGGGGCGTGGACGGCTCGGATACGTTGGTCACGTTCACGCCTACGGAGCCAGGGGTGCAGACAATAACCGTGCAGGCGGCGGACGCGGACGGCAAGCGCGGCGAGGCGGAGATCAAGTTGGATGCGCAACCGGCAGCGCTGGCCGTGGAACTGGCCTGCGATCCGTCGACCCTGAAGGTTGGCGAGATGGCGACCTTGACCGCCACTGTCTCTGGGGGCATGCCAGAATACAATTATGCCTGGATCGGAGCGTCCGGCAGTGGGGAGAGCTTCAAGTGGACCCCGGAGGAGCCGGGGGAGCAGGAAGTATCCGTACAGGTCACGGACAAAAAAGGAGAGACGATTTCCGCCAGCCTGAAGGTGGAGGTTTTGCCGCTGCCGCTCCAGGCCGAACTGTCCGTGGACAAAGCCGAGGTGAAGCTGGGGGATGCGGTTTCCGTGCAGGCCAAGGTCAGTGGGGGCAAGCCGGAATACAGCTATGCCTGGACTGGCGTGACCGGGCAGGGTGCCGCCGCGACCTGGAATGCCGGAGCATCGGGGCGGCATATGGTCAGCGTTCAGGTCACGGACAAGGATGGCCAGACCGCTGGAGCCGAGGTGGAGCTGACCGTCACGGCCCCACCGCTGAAGGTCACGCTGGCCGTGGACCAAAAGGATGTCCGCGTGGGCGAGTCGGTCCAGTTCACGGCCACGGTCACGGGCGGAGAGCCGGACTTCGGCTTTGCCTGGGGCGGAGGGCCGCAAGGGCAGGGGAGTGCCGCCTCCTGGGCTCCGGAAGAGCCAGGGGATCATGACGTGACCGTGGAGGTCAGGGACAAGGGCGGACAGACGGCATCCGCTGCCGCGAGCATCACGGTCAAGCCGCCCAAGCTGGAAGTGATTCTGACCGCTGACAAAGAGGAGATTGCCAAGGGCGATTGGATCACCCTGACCGCGGAGGTGACCGGGGGGCAACCGGAATACACGGCCACCTGGGGCAAGGATATCTCCGGGAATGGCCTGGAAGGGACGTGGTACGCCCACTCCGCCGGGAAACAGACCCTGAGCGTGACCGTGCGGGACAAGAGCAGGCAGACGGAAAAGGCCAGTATCACGTTCAAGGTAAAGGATGCGGATCCGGTGATCGTGGATGATCCCGGCCCCTTGAGCGTGGAACTGACCGCTGATCAGAACCGGATCGGGGTCGGTCAGACCGCGACCCTGCGGGCCGCGACCAGCGGCGGGACGGGGCCGTACACCTATTCCTGGAGTCAGGCGGTTCGGGACAACGGTGATACCGGCCTGTTTACACCTACGGAAACCGGTTACTACCAACTATTCGTGGAAGTGCGCGACGCCGGGCAGGCCAGGCAGACCGCCAGGATCGACATCCACGTGGAGCAGGGCGCGGCTGACGCCCCGGACCCTGCAGCCCCCGTTGTCGGCGGTCCGCTGTCGGTGCGGCTTGTCCCGGAGAGAACCACCATGGCCCAGGCCGAGTCCATGACCATCCAGGCCCAAGCCAGCGGCGGACGCGCGCCCTACGCTTATTCCTGGAGTCGGACGGTGCATGGGGCCGGGGAGACGGTTGTTTTCACACCAACTAACACGGGCTTCTATCAGATATTCGTGGAAGTGCGCGATGCCGACCATCAAAAAGTAACGGCCCAGGTGGATGTTCAGGTGCAACAGTCCCAGCAGGGTCAGGCCCAGAGTCTGGCCCAGTCGCCCCCCCAAACACATGTGGCCACGGCCCCAAGCAGTACGACTCCTCCCGCGGCCGAACAGTCAGGCAATCAGCCTGCCCAACCAGCACAATCGCCCCCGACCACCGGAATGCCGTATTCCATTGCCGGGGACACACGGGTGCGCACGACACCGAACAATATCGACTACGAGGACGTCGGGAAGATGATTTCCGGCTTGAATCAAGGTCTGGGTACCAGGTCCCAGGAAATCGAGGCCGCGACTTCCACAAACTCCACGGCTGCCGCCATCCCGGAATCCTACGGCAAGGTCGGTTTTGGCGCGAAACCCAAGGACAAGGATGATAAAAAAAAGGATAAGAAACACGGAAAACCGGATCATGGATCACACCAGCAAGGCGGTCCTCATGGGACCAGTCCTGGAACAAGTACTGGAGCAAGTCCGGGAGGGCTCCAGGACGTGGTGGTCAACTCCCGCACGATCACTTTGAGTATCTGGGACCACGGCAAGGAGGACAACGACATCGTGACCATCAAGGTCAACGGAACTCCCATTCCCGGGGGCTCCAACGTGGTTCTGACCAAGCAGCCCAAGACGTTTCAACTGCAACTGAATACCGGTAGGAACGAGATTTCCATCTACGCGGTAAATGAGGGAACGCAGCCGCCGAACACGGCGTCGTTTCGACTATCCAACGTGACCCAGGGCGAGCAGGAACAAAAGTACCGGATCAATCAGAATGAAAGCGCCGCGTTCGGGGCGACGGTCGTGATTCAGTAA